The genomic DNA ATAACCCGCAGTAGTTCTCTCCGGCGAGGACTTAACCTTTATCAGCCCACCTCAGCGAAACCTCTTGCCAGGAGAAACACAGCCGCATACTCCGGAAGCTCTGTCTTTCCCTCAAGGAGATCGAAGCGCTCACCCATGAGCTCGAGGGTTGTGGGACGGATGATCTCCACATGAACAGGATCGTCGCCGAAGACGACCGCATCTTTCAGCGGATCAAAAGCATGCAGCGAATTGATGCTCAGACTTGTGACTCTGAGACCGGTGCCGCCATGGAGGCTCTCAGGGAATCTTATGAGGCGATGCACATCCGCGGTCACAGGCTCATCAGTCTCGCCACCAAGAGCGCGAACAGTCTCCTCCATGATGTAAGGTATTATAAGATTCCATATACCAGAGGCGTGCTTGAAGAAGTCCAGATTCCCGGCGCGAATGCTCTTTATCGCATTCTCCTCCCTGATCTGCGATAGGAAGAGCCTGGCCTTCTGTTTGCCAATCCCCTTCACGTTTTTCAACAACCTCAGCGCCTCCTCATCATCGAGCTCTCTTAGGTGCATGACCATTGACTCGATCGCCTTGTTGATCCTCCCTCCCCAGCCAGGCGCGTCAGACGCAGGCCCCCTCAGCGATCTCGCCCTTTCAACACCAGCGTCCCCATCAACACCGATCTTATGTATGAACCTCTCCGGATCAAGCCCTCTTCCAGTAAGGTAATCCACGATCTCGCGCCTGGCATCGCTCCTCAGCTTCAAGACCGACTTATCGCGTACGTGTATGTGATATCCCCTTCCGCCAGAGAAGGCCACACTTATCATCCTCTCATCAAAACCGAAATCGCTCAGCAGAAACTCCAGAAGCTTCATGGTCTCTCCTTTTACGCGCTCGAGCATCTCCCTGAAATCCCTAATTCCAGAACCCCTGTACTCCGCGAGGTGATCAGCGTCCAGATCGAAGATCAGATCCGCTCCCTTCCATATTTTCTCCTTCATCGTGGGAGCATCTGGCTTCAGATAGTATGCAGCGGAGTGATAGACATGCGCAGGCACGGTGCTCCTGATGTAATCGACCAGCTCCTTCCTGCTCCTGAAAGACCTGTGCCGCCGCATGCCGGGCGTGTCGTAGAATATGAACCCCCACTCTCTCGCCTCCATTCCAGGCGGAGCATCCATTGATGCGGTGAGGTAGTACTCCCTGAACCTGGCACGCAGGTAGGTCGAGGTCTTGCTCTCCACACAACCACCTCACCAGATCAGTAAAGCTCTGGCCTTCTGTCCTCCCAGCATGTGATGGCTCTCCTCACGCGATCTCTCTCATCCAGGTCGAGGTCCGCAGTTATGACGCACTCCTCCACGCCTGCCTCTGCGAGCACCTCACCCGCAGGCCCAACAATCATGCTCGATCCGCCAGCTGATCCAGAGGCGTTACATGCAATATGATGTATCTGATTCTCTATCGCACGTGCCGTCACAAGAGCCCTCCAGTGGTGTATCCTCTCCGCGGGAAACTGTGCGATCGTGACGAGAAGATCCGCACCAGACGCGCAGAGCTTGCGGGCGACTTCGGGGAACCTGATGTCGTAGCAGATCTCGAGCCCGATCGATAGCCCGCCAACCTTCACAGGGGCGATGATCTCCCCCGGAATGAAGTGTTTCTTTTCATCACCAAATGGATGCGTCTTGCAGTAAAACCCTGTCTCGGCTCCGGCCATGCAGAATCCCATGTTGATCGGCCCTCGATCTGATGATGCCATGATGGAGCCCACGAGGATCGCGCCTGAATCGAGCGAGAGTGCTCTGAAGGACATCAACGATGGATATGGGATGCTTTCCGGCTTTAGATCATAACAGAAACCTGTGAGGAACAGCTCGGGAAGGACTATGATATCCGCGCCAATGTCAGCCACATCAGATGACAACTGGAGAGCTCGACGCTTATTATCACCTACATCACACTCTCTCACCGAGAGCTGTACACAGGCAGCACGCATGAAATATAAATGCCAACTCCATGTATATTAGGAGATGCTAGGCGCTTCCTCCAAATGTGGCGGGCAGGGTTCCAGCACCCCCCACCCATTCACGGCAGACATTGACGCACGTGCATGCAACACAGATAGGCTTTTAGCTGAAGGATGTGAATGTAGTTAAGGTGAATCCAGATGGAACAATACCCGACGGCCATCGTGGCTGACAGGGAGGTCCCCTTCGATCCGGAACAGCTCAGGAGGATCCGGGAGCATCCTTGCTTCAGCGAAAAGGCATGCCACGCCTTTGGAAGGATGCATCTCCCTGTTGCTCCGAAGTGCAATATACAGTGCAAGTACTGCATAAGAGATTTTGATTGTGTGAATGAGTCGAGGCCGGGAGTGACGAGCAGAGTTCTCACTCCACAGGAGGCGCTGGAGCGGGTCGATGAGGTTCTATCGAAATATCATTACATCAAGGTCGTGGCTGTCGCCGGACCCGGGGAGCCTCTGGCAAATGAGGAGACGTTCGAGACGCTCAGGCTCGTCGGGGAGAAGTATCCGCATCTGATACTATGCATAAGCACAAACGGCCTGCTTCTCCCGGACAGGATCGAGGATCTCGATCGTATTGGAGTGACCAACATCACAGTTACACTCAACGCTGTCGATCCCACCATAGGTGAGCAGATATACGATTACGTTATCTATAAAGGAGAGAGATATGAGGGGCTGGAGGCCGCAAAAATCCTGCTCGATAACCAGCTCAAGGGTATCGAGGAGGCTGTGCGCCGGAAGAAGATAGTCAAGGTGAACACAGTCCTGATCCCGGGAATAAACGACAAGCACGTCTTTGATATCGCGAGGAAGATAAAGTCGATGGGTGTCTTCATTCACAACGTGATGCCGCTCATACCCCAGTACAAGTTCGCGCACATAAAACCACCTACGCCGGAGGAGAAGAGAGCGATACAGGACGAGCTGAGCAAGATAATAAAGCAGATGCGCCACTGCAGACAGTGCAGATCTGATGCGATCGGCAGGCTGGGATGCGATATACAACAGGAGCTTGAGAAGGGCAAAAAGAAATCATGATATGCTCTCGTCCATCTGGCAACTGATGGGTTTGGGAGTGGGGGGATATGTTTGAGAGGGGATAAGCCGTCTCAAACGCTCCCTGGATCTTGATGGGCCATATGCTTTTGATTTTGGCTCATGTGGTAGTGGTATCGGAGAGTCGATCTTCCCATAACACGTCGATCGCCTTTGCTTCGAATTCGTCTCGAAACTATTTAAGCAACGATGCTGACTGCATCGATCCTGCGCGGAAATACAATCCACATAAATCAATATGCTTGGGAATTTTGAGACGACTTCTTTAAGGTGCACCGATCCGCCGGATCACAGGAAGGAGCATCGATTTGCCATGAAAGCACGATATGAAAGATGCATTCTACTGTATCGAGACGTTTTCAAAAGAAATCGAGCATGGACCTGCCTGAGTAAGAGCTGAGGCCAGAGATCTGGGCCGCACTGCTTTTGGAGGTCTGATACGATTAATCCTTCTGGCTCATCCCTGTGATTCGATCAGTAACCTCGCAGAATGAGAGAGGCGAAGTCGAATGCTGCTGGTTGTGCTCGTAAAAATCGCTACTCCGACGGTTCGACTATATGAGCCAACTCCTTATTGGGCAGGTACCTTTCAACGAACATGTCCGGATAAGGATTAGGTTTCTGATATGCAGAAGGCGGAGAGATCCGGATTTCCGGCCTCATCTCTTATTCGGACAGGTTCTACCATAACTTCGCGAGGACGTGTTAGTGTTATTCGGACAGGTCCCATTCAACATTCAAAAGGCTTTAATATCATACTTGTAGTATCTGTCGTGAGGAGCAGCCCGTCAGAAAGGGGCACAATCTTTGTATGCAAATCATAGCGATGGTGAACATGTGCCTGCCAACATGGGGGTTAACTGATTGAGAAGATTGTTGTGTCTCACGGCACTCGTGTTTGCCATCACATCTTCCTGCGGAATAGATGTGTCGATCTACTTCTCCCAGGAGGGGACGCCCCGAGAGCCTCTGGACGTCGGCAAGAGTCTAGTCTACATCGTGGAGCTCTCGGGCGCAAAGAACTCGATGATGTACACTGTGGAGCTCACGGCTGGTCCGGATTCATCCGATACCTCGATCTCGAAGAGCTTCACGGAAAAACTGAACCTCAACCCGGGCTCCACTGGCATTCTCAGATTCGAGGTCAACTTCCAGTCCCCGGATCTCAGAAAGGGCGATTTCGGGAGATGGTTATCCGATAAGAATGACACGAGCATATGGGACAGGACCTGGTACAAGGCAACTGTCACATCTCTGGATCCATTCGAGAAGCCGGTAGTCAGGGAGGACTATACCGGCCATCCAACACTGGTGAAGGTCTTCGAGGAGTTCAGGGATGCCTCTGTGACCCCGAGAAAAGGAACCAGGGAGGATCTATACACGTACGAGGTGAGCGTCTTCTCCACAGCACCTGACAACATAACGCTTGAGGTCGCTCCATCAAAGAACGGTCCCTGGACGCCTGTGGGAACACAGGATTACACAGTTCCAGGAAGCTGGAAGGTGCTGAGATGGCAGAACGTCTCCCTTGACTTTGACTTCACATCTGCCTACTACAGATTTGTGGGCAGAAAGGAGAAGACCTTCGACGGGCCATTCTGGCCTGTCTCGGTCGAGTTCAGAAATGAAAGTCTCTCTCCCGAGAGGGGTCTTCCCGACACTCCTTTCCGGTACGCTCTGGAGGTCAACGCATCCAAGGAGATAGAAGTCTCGCTGAATGTATGGGATGTCGGATCGAAGAGCTTTGTTATGGTGGGAAGGCGCACTTACAGAAACGTCTCCAGCTGGGAGAGGCTCGAGTGGGATGATGTTCGTGTGACTGCGACACCTGAGGCGTATGGATCATCCCAGTACTACTACGGGTTTCACTACGTGGATGCGGAGTCACCCTTCGCCACAACAAAGGATATGATAGGGAGGTATTACGCTGGTCCTGACGTGGTGGTTGTGTGGGTGAAGAACACAACAGTCTCGCCTGAGAGGGGCAGCGCATACACCTCATACACGTACACTGCTGAGATCGAGACCACGAAGCCGAGGTGCGATCTGGAGCTGCAGATAAGGCCGCCGGAATCTGATATATGGGTCTCAAGGGGAATGGTAACGTACACCGGCTCCAACAGCACCCTCGTCTGGAGGAACGTGACCTTCGATGAGGTTAACGAGGATCAGCTTGGGATGGCGGCATACAGGTTTGTTCTCGACGATAATGTGCTCGGCGAGTTCCCCGGACCGGAGTTCGATGCGAGCTTCAGGAATGTGACATACAACAGGATAGGCAACACAGACAGATTCAACTACAAGGTCTCAGTCAGAGCCCTGAGGCCGATTGATGTCGAGCTCCTTTACACAGACGATGGAATAAACTGGATCAACTCGGGTCTCATCCAGAACTACAGCGCTCCGGGTAACTGGACCGATCTCTCCTGGAATAACCAGCCGTGGCATCAGACGGTGAAGTTCGACGTGAAGAGGTAATTAAGATGCGATACAGGCTTCTCGCTCTCCTGCTGCTCATGCTTGTGATCTCAGCATATGCTGAGGGCCCGACCGTGAGCCCTCCACCCCCAACACCCTCCGAGGGCGGCGGAGGTGGGAGCAGCCACAGACAGACCGACATGGAGAAAATAATAAAGGCGCTCGAGCAGGGGAAGAAGCAGAACCCGAAGAGATTTGAGTATCTGCAGACGCTCCTGTGGAAGGAGTACACGCCTCCTGGGGAGTACAAGCTGCCTGCTGTGCTCATCTACTACAAAGGAAACAAAACGGTTTGCAGGAGCGATCCGCTGGAGATACAGGCGTATGTGACAAACGAGAACGCGCTTGAGATAAGGCGGCCGCTTTACATCTACCTTGAGATGGCAGAGCCAGGAGAGGATTTCAGGCAGGTCAACAGTCAGACCCAGATCGTGCAGGTAAATGAGTACTACACAAGTGACGGTATCAATTACACATACAGAAAATTCCCGGAGATAACCGACCTGCGGGACCTGAAGAAAACAGGAAATGTCAGTTTCAGGATCAGGTACACCGACAGCCTGTACGATATGTACTCATCGAACTGGTCGATATCATCACCGCAGCTATTCCCGGTGCTGGTGCTGGATGTGATCAACAATCCACCCTTGGTGAACTACACGAATGTCACATACAAACCGAGATACAGCGATCCGATAGAGTATGTGGCGGAGATAAGCGATCCAGATGGCGATACTCTGAATGTAACGCTTCACATCCTGGAGGCGGATAACAGGACTGAGCGGA from Methanothrix thermoacetophila PT includes the following:
- the priS gene encoding DNA primase catalytic subunit PriS — encoded protein: MESKTSTYLRARFREYYLTASMDAPPGMEAREWGFIFYDTPGMRRHRSFRSRKELVDYIRSTVPAHVYHSAAYYLKPDAPTMKEKIWKGADLIFDLDADHLAEYRGSGIRDFREMLERVKGETMKLLEFLLSDFGFDERMISVAFSGGRGYHIHVRDKSVLKLRSDARREIVDYLTGRGLDPERFIHKIGVDGDAGVERARSLRGPASDAPGWGGRINKAIESMVMHLRELDDEEALRLLKNVKGIGKQKARLFLSQIREENAIKSIRAGNLDFFKHASGIWNLIIPYIMEETVRALGGETDEPVTADVHRLIRFPESLHGGTGLRVTSLSINSLHAFDPLKDAVVFGDDPVHVEIIRPTTLELMGERFDLLEGKTELPEYAAVFLLARGFAEVG
- a CDS encoding nitrilase-related carbon-nitrogen hydrolase; protein product: MRAACVQLSVRECDVGDNKRRALQLSSDVADIGADIIVLPELFLTGFCYDLKPESIPYPSLMSFRALSLDSGAILVGSIMASSDRGPINMGFCMAGAETGFYCKTHPFGDEKKHFIPGEIIAPVKVGGLSIGLEICYDIRFPEVARKLCASGADLLVTIAQFPAERIHHWRALVTARAIENQIHHIACNASGSAGGSSMIVGPAGEVLAEAGVEECVITADLDLDERDRVRRAITCWEDRRPELY
- the nifB gene encoding nitrogenase cofactor biosynthesis protein NifB, which encodes MEQYPTAIVADREVPFDPEQLRRIREHPCFSEKACHAFGRMHLPVAPKCNIQCKYCIRDFDCVNESRPGVTSRVLTPQEALERVDEVLSKYHYIKVVAVAGPGEPLANEETFETLRLVGEKYPHLILCISTNGLLLPDRIEDLDRIGVTNITVTLNAVDPTIGEQIYDYVIYKGERYEGLEAAKILLDNQLKGIEEAVRRKKIVKVNTVLIPGINDKHVFDIARKIKSMGVFIHNVMPLIPQYKFAHIKPPTPEEKRAIQDELSKIIKQMRHCRQCRSDAIGRLGCDIQQELEKGKKKS